The nucleotide window AGGAATCTCAATTCTCTGTCCAGAATTTCTTCGCCAATCACATGAATAATCATTTCCTCAGACTCTACCAGTATTGATATGAGAAAGACTAGTTTCGCATTTGTTGCATTCTGCacctaaaagaaaattaaattaaattaataaggaaTGCAAATGACtaccaaaaaaaattatatacaatcgTAAATTCAAttgcatgtatatattgtaaaaaaatcagcTGCTTATAGACAGACGTCTGACAGACGTCATCTAGCAGACGTCTATAACCATTCGTTACTATTGGTCAATCAGCGCGTACGGTGTCGATCATTCAAAGATCGTTCCAACGTGAGGATCCGCGGCGCAATTGTATGTATACGAcacgattataaataatatatatatataataatatgtatacatatatatttatatatgtatacatacgtacatatttGTTCAGCCGTCGTTGCACCTCCGTATACGGTAGATCGCAGAGTTCCTCGATTAGAGAGAGGATCTTTGCCGGATCGGCAATTAAATTGGAGCTCATTTCGAGGAATTGGATCTAGTAGAGTCCGCATTCGAGTATCTCTCGTAATCATTTCAAAAAGTGATATGACTCGCCGGGGCTGAAACGATCGCAGGAGAATCCCTCGACGTTGACAGTCTCGCCATGATCTTCCGCGtgaattaacattaattgatATCGGActtataaagttaattatgcGTATACAGTATACACACGTGTACGTCAAGCGTGAATACGTATCTCCGCGAATTTGATTGTAATAATGCGTCGATATTCGATACACGACTGCACTGCGTTTTTGATTGTGTGTCTATTGATAAACAGAAATCGCGTGCGATTTTAcatcgagaaagagagagatcctttacgttatttgtattaaaaataaatttggatatgttcgagagagagacttctccgcgctctctctctcttcgaaGCGATCTAGGGATAAATCTCTAGAAAACATTTGGGGTTCAGAAACTCAGTCAGCTGACGCGAAAGAACTGTCACTGATGTGTTTCGGAACGCGGGATAAGATGAAATTGAATCGTTAGATTGGCAGCATTTTTGAAGTATTTCAAACAGTTCGTGTGGGAGAATGTTGAATTGTTTACAATAATTGAAACGCGACAGATATATTGTttggaatgtttttttttcaacaaataatgcgtgtgtattaaaatttaatttaaatgagtaataattattttggtgagaaaaagatattgtattaaaatgagACATTTGTTGaatgattattattgatttacaGAACTAAACATATCGTTTATCACAACACATATACTAGTACTTATAATGTCATTTAACAATATGACTTGTATATCCATTCAGTGATAAtggtgaaatatatataatgtatttctgTAATTGTAATCAATGAAGACATGAGGTTACGTTGGGTTTAATCGACAAAAATGATCTACTTTGGAGCtctcttgtaataattaatgtgtGATTTGTGCAAATCATTTAGTCAAttgtacattttgtaaaaatgaatGGAAAGGCAGAATATAATGTTGCCACTAGGTACCGAACAGTTAGAAAACATCTGGATAACTTGGGATACAAGCAAGCGCTGTCATTAGATGCTTTACCTCTGATAGAAACTTTACTGGCTGATCTTGTGCAAACTACAGACAgtcttaaacattttaaagcaatTGCACAGGAGAATATTGAGgtatgttgaaataaaatattattactccAATACAACTTTACAAGAATGATTAAAGTTTCttctgaatttatatatatatgctctaAGGCAACAGTTGAATATACATTTAGAGTTTTATAATCTAACTTCaagaattaaactttcaaGCAACTTCAAATAAAGAATCAGTTTTAATGATAGAAACAACAAAATTCACATATAATCTAATGTGATGGTATTGTAGGTACAAAGTCAGTTGCAATTAAAAGTTGATCCCTACAAATGTGATAATGCAAGATTAGTACAAGAATGTAACCAGCTTCATTCAGATCTGATAGAGGCTAAAGAAGCACATCAGAAACAAATTAAGGATCTTAAAAAGCAAATACATAAGTTAGAATGTGAATGCAATGATTTGCAATTGGCATCTTCACGTAACATATATAAGATAAGGGAACTTGAGACAGAGTCAGCTGCTAAATCTAAGAAGATATTAGAACTTCAAGGCAAATGTTTAAAGCCAACAATCATTAATGTGGGATTTTGTaagttcttattattatattaattttaattatattttattataaatatataacatactagttaatatttaaatgatgatatatttttaaatattttatagctgcTAAGAAGCGTCCCTGCTTTCCTCTTAGAAGACCAGTCTTAGAAGCTGAACCAATGCCAAGAGCAAAGAGTAGTACCTCACTGCCAAAATTAAGCAGTGTCGAGCCTaagataatagatataattaacacGGCGGATCACAAGATGAACTGTTTGAATCAGGAGGTAACAAAATTACAAGGGGAgcttttattacaaacagaTACTATAGAGACCCTTGAGAAACAGGTATACTAAGCACCAATATTTATGCATGCAATTCCTGAACATttcttcaagaaaaaaatggaaatattgTGTACcataatagttaattatattctgtGTGCTAGGAATCATTGATGCAtagtgataatatttttaatgatgcAAGTCTTGTTCATTAACACTGTgttgtaaagtaaaatataatttacagatagctacgaaagaaaaagaaataattcgattaagaaaaatgttgGAAGGTGGACGTTCCTATGCTGCAGTTTGCAAAGATTGCACTTGCAAGAagatggaaaagaaaattggtGCTACCCATGACACACAAATTAGCGAACTAAGGATCCTTCAACATGCCAAACTAGAGTTAGAACAGCAATTAAAAGGCAAGAGACTTACTGAAGTAGATAAATTTGTACATGCagtcttttttaattcaactaCTTGTAtgaaaactaatatatattttgtatactaTTTCCTCTGATGCAGAATCTCTAAATAAACAGCATGACGCAATGTCTCAGGCAATGAAACTGGCAAAACGAAATGAggaattagaaaaagaattgaGAGATATAGATCATGTTGCACTATCTGTAGAGGCTGATTGCAATTCTGCggttaaagaaaataataggaGAGTTTGTAGACTTCAGGTAACTACCATGAATTGTGTATGTTTCTACaacaatactttattattttatatatttacatgctTGTTTAGGAGAAATTAGAAGATGTTATGACACAGCTGCATGTCTTAGAACGTGAGTTAACGGTGGAACGTAGAGAGGTGCAAGAATTAAGAGCAGATTTAGAATCTTGCAAGCTTGAGAAACGTAACATCCAACGAACTCTAGAATCAACattagatgaaaaaaaacaaatgtctGATAGGATCAATCAACTAGCAATCATTGGTAtgatattgcaaaaatgttcaattttgatatctctttttttttaatagtttgtattatttttgcggagaataaaaatttaaaatgtaatattgcagaaaaaagtttaaaggATGAGATGGAAAGACTGACTAAGGAAAACGAATACCAAAGACAAGGTATTAATCAATTGTAATATactagtaaaatattataaaagaataaatatatatcaaaaatattgtgtaaGTGTACAGTAATGAAGGTAATGATTAAATGTAggtaaaaaagagagaaaacgaaTAATCAAAATGAAGGTATAAGATTGATAGCAAATTGATTTTTGATTGTACCTAgcaatattaaacataataaacatgataaagtaataataaacattttatagaagaattatttttgaaaaatgcaatCATATCATGTGGAAGATTCGTCagaaaaatagtatattaaaaatttattttttcttttgttttagcACTCAAGAATCATAAAAATGAAAGTGTAGACCATCaagcaataattaaaaatggagAAATTATAAAGGATACAGACACTCTTGACATGCAAAGATTGATTGACGAAAcggatttaaaaattatgtctgtaagttaaagtaatttacttaaatatcaactaatctcattaaaaatataatataaaaaaatgacatttgttttcttttctctataGTTGCAACAGTCAATCCAGCGATTGGAGGCAGAACGAGATCATTACAAGAAAGAATACATTAATTGTCGAGATGAACGACGCAGAGCATCTGATaaagataatgtaataattgaatCTAAAAGTAATACCGTACaagtatatttatgaaaaattgtaattttattattttgtaataaatgttaCATAGGCTGATTTATGGACCCGAATATGTGAATTAAAACGTGAATTAAGCGATATGGAACAAGCTTTAAGTAAAGCACAACGGGAGAAAGAAGAGTTTTATTACCAAAAGGAGGACCTGGAAGCGCGACTGAAAACTTATAAGGATTCACAGAGACAGACATATGTCCCTTGTAGATGCAAACCTGTCCGCGCTTGTACCTGTAAGCCTGATTCGCCGATATCCATTGAAAATATCACCGCAACAAAGGTATTTATGGTTTGtaagtgaaatataaatatatttagttacaatttgaacattttaattGGAATGTTATGCAGACAATGCTCGAACGTTTGGAACGAGAGCGAGATACAGCCAGAGCAGATGTTGAGCGACTCATAGATGAACGCGATGCATTGCGAGAGAGACTTAAGGTATAACGCAGAGATTGTTCACATTTgtgaattaaattgtttaaatattattccagTCTttgtttacttttaattttaataatgttaataactaaattaataacgtAATCTTAACATTCtctatcttattaattattataatagacaataattaatttattatataatattaatataattaataatgttattactaattttttactaatacttTTCATGTGCGGTTGCGgatgcataatatatgtagatgATGTCGGAAGCACACACGTGTGAACAGCTTCGCCTCAAAGAGAGTTTAGTCGAGGCGGAGACGCGATTGAAACATATAGAGAAAGAACGACAAGATCTGTTGGTCACTCAGGGCACGAAGAGGGTAACAATAAACGGTCTCGAGGATCAGTTGGACGACGTGCAAGAGGAACTACGCCGTACAAAGCAAGAATTAATGGCCCAACGGACACAATATTTTCAACTACGGTAATATACCAAatcttatttcttaaaaaatagaatgttttttttaagtacttcTAACTTGTAAAGTTATCTCGCACACATTTACATCTAGACACTCGTCAAAAAGttcttttaacttttctacgcagtagaataatattataattgaatgtaTGTCAGTGTATATGGTTGTGGATGTGTGCGCTGTATGGAACTCGGGACCAGAGGATTGTTAAACTATTGCGCACATCAATAGTCCCCTGTGGGAAAAAAGTAGAATATAGTCTTTTTCATTCTATTTTCCATTGTAGAACGTTGCAAGATCAAACGGATCAAGCACTCGGAGATGTGCAGGGACAACTGTCGCAAACAGAATCGGAGTTGAACAAGGCTATGGATCGCAATAAAAGTATGGAGCAACAACAGGCGCAGTTGAATGATGAAATCAAAGAGCTGaaacaagaaattaataatctgcGCGCAAACATGACACTTTTAGACCAAGAGAAGGATCGACTATTGGTAAATGAGATAGTGCAGCaaattatatcgttattttacaaacaatgatttataaaaccgattttttttttacagatggCATTGGACGAGAAAACGGAGAAGATTGCTGCATTAGAACGAGAATTGGGGCATAAAGATCAAGAAACAGAGGGGATACAACAACAAATTCGCGATTTACAACATAAAAACGAGTAAGTACATTTGCTTTTATTTGCAACGACAATAGTTCTTAGAAAAAAAGTGGCACATATTTCTTAAGAAATCTTAAGAACTTCTAAGCTTACAAGTCACGAAACCATAGATGGTATTTACAATGCTTAAGGTATaggacataataaataaaactttgacGATGTAAAACgagataaaactaaaaaaaattaaaaaataaaaaaaaataatcatataacattatatacaaaactaaatccatcattatttttttgactGAAATGTTTGAACGAATCGCACGTGTCCTTCgcggagataaaaaaattaatttatctcgtGGAGTctgtaataaattagaaatgtttCACAGTGGAGATTCACTGCACAGTCACTCACATCGActtgacattattattaagaaatttcgcCAGTCTCACTGTGGGTGGCTGGCAACCATTCAGTGAGATCAGACTGTTGTTTTCCAGCTCTTCCAGAGCCTCGTACGAGTTCTCGATGAGTCTCTTGTAACCGGGCCGACATTCGCATCTGGCCTTCGGTCGCAACTTGCCCTCTTGCCACAATCGAGCATTCCTCGGTATTCTTTGTGCGACCAGCCATTCACCCGCAGTGCACGGGCCCTGTGTGTAAAGTTTGTAACAAGTTTTATTGATCATCACCATGCCCGGTGTGTTTTCGCAGTCATTACTGTCGACTCCCACGCATTTGCCAGCGTCCCTCATGACACTGGTGCATCCGCACACGCCGTTATATCCGATTCCGTCGAGCGACGGCCTCACGTTGTAGTCGTACAATACTATCTGTCCGTTCGGACACGGTCCTCGTGTGCCGATCTTGTAACAGGTCTTTTCCTGAGAAAAGTACAATCTGCCGCGTTTGCACGGCACGAGAACACAGGTCGACGAGTTAATCAGCATGTAACCGCTCTCGCAGGGTCCTCTCGTGTGCAATCGGTAGCACTGTCCATTCTCGTATAACACGTGACCTGATTTGCATACACACTTGGCTCGCACAATGTCCTCCTGCATCGATGATCGTGCGTCCATGGTTACCACAAAATGATGTCCTTGCGAACATGGACCGACACCGCCTGATGTAATTGTCGAAATTGGAAAGTTAGAGAAATGTTATTGGAAAACACTCGTAGGAAAATCGTTCAAAAATCGaattccataaaaaaaaacaggtttataattatataatttattattcgattaaaaattgaataaatacgAATGTCTTACCCAATTGATAGCACATTCCGCTCGGTTCGTGATAGTGAGGTAATTGAGAATGGCAACCGCATGTGCCACCCGGGAGGAACAGTTCTCCCGATTCCGAGCACGGGCCCTTGGTATAGTGCTCGTAGCAACCACCGCCGTTCCCCAACCAATGGTACCTGCCCAGTTCACCGGTCGTCGAGCACGAGCAGGTCGCTAGACCGTTTTCGCCGATGACGAGAAGCTCGCCGCGCGGACAAGGACCTCTACTGAGTCGTGGGTAGCATTTACCGTCCCTGGGCCAGTAGATCTCGTCTCGCTCGTCACAGGGTTCGGGATCGCGACAGACACCCCATCGTCGTTTCGACCTGAGGAAGAGGTTCATCATTTGCGTATGAGCGCACCATCATCTACGAATTTAAGGAGAGACTCTCtggtcttttttttgtttttttttttttttcgtttaccCCAATTTACTGGGCAGCTCGGGCACCGGTGCGAAGAATTGACCCTCGGAGCAGGACGCTCTCGTGAATATGGGATGGCACAGGGCGTCTCTGGGCGATTGCGCGGTTCCCGGGGGACATCGGCATTCCGCGATCGTTCCGCCGCTGTCGGCCGCGGGGCCCAGTTCCATGGTTTCCGGACACGGGGCGCCGATCTGTCGCGAATACGTTACAATTGTCAGAAATCTCTTGCGAAGCGATTATTCACAAAttcaagatataatttttttttataggtaATGGAGATTATAGAACCCATGCCTGGAATATTTTGTAGCACTTTCCATCGGCCGGCCAGTATAGCAACTGCCAACCACGTGGTTGCGCGGCACATGGGTTGCTCGAGGGATCGGCCCAGGGCGGCGGCATTATCGCGGTCCTCGCGTTGACCACTGACAGAAGGTAGAAGATACATCCTAAGAGGATCCGCATCGCGCTAGAAAATTATCGCGATAAGATTATTTCGAGTTTAGCATACGGAAATTGTTCCTCGACGATCGGTCAGCCAAGAAATACGTGAGAAATCGCAGTCACGTAAAAATGTAATACCAGCAATCaattacaatgtaatataaaacgaTGACAACCGCGtaaaatgaaagattttaCCTTTCATTTTTAACGCGCTTACGAGTAATTTCACGCGTTGCTACGTGAAGAGCGTTTTTGTCGAGAGATGCGACGTTCAAAACGAGACTACCGCGAAATGTCAATGCGTGCGCAGTGCggacgtgcgtgcgtgcgtgcatgcgaaTACGAGTGGGAAGAGCAGAGGCGCGCGCGAGGGCAAAATGACCATACTTTCACTGTTTCACTATGGCAATGGCATTGTCCCTGGCGGCAGGGCGGCTTAGAATGACGACATGTGTGTGGAATAAGAATAATGTGTCACGTATATAAATGCTCTCCGTGTCGCGGAAAggccttttctcttttttttttttctttctccagACTCGCAAAGTATTTTACCGAATACTTTTGAAGATTTGAATCTCAAAggcacaaaattaaaaatcatttttacaaatttatctggaacaatttaaatctatatctctcgcaatattctttatatcgaatataaattacacatgcttacgataatttttgtaacataCTTCACATGCGCTGCTCATTCAGAATGGAATGCAACAGTATTGctatcttttctttctttaaaaaaaaaaaaaaaaaaaaaacgaggaAGTAATTAAACAGCGAGGTCCAATGTTAGTTTAGCTTTCTTCTGCAACTTTCCATCGTCGAGAATTTGATCCCTCGTTATGACATTTCGTTAATTACGgcgttgtaaaatttaatctagCGGTTGTCGTTCAACGATAAGTCGTCGGATATGCGtcgaaataataagaattaacgCGTCTagtagagataaaaataataaaataatcacaatctgatataatgcaataaaaattaactttctcgataaattttcacattttataaataacttgcGTTTACGGAAGACTCGCGTCTCCTGAAAGCGATCGCACATTACCGCATTCCGCCTCTCGTAAACACACGCGTGAGTACTCTATGCGGAAAGAGTTATTTTCTTTCCCTATTAACGCCGCGCGTCGTTGAATCGGTTTAACAGTCGAGCGTGAACAAAGGAGTAAGATTGTTATCCGTGACGTTACACTCCTTCAGCCGTAAGATCGATGTTCGCAAGTGCGAACACGACGTGTTCGTTACACAATCGTCTAATTAATGATCATCCGGCAGGCGTGACTTACATCAGAACTTTCTCGTTCGTTAGGATTTTCGATTTACACACAAGGAGACAAATAACGAAATCTAATCGcatgataataatatcgagatttttcttaatttcagaATGTAGAAAAGTATCTTTGTTAATAAGGAGTCGATCAAACACAGTTTTGTGTCTCTGAActctgaaattaaaatatccaattgaaaattgaatatatatatttttataattaattaattaattaaattcaacaaaAGTCGAGGTCGATTTTATTTACGATTTATCAAGGTATGATATATCAAGGTAACGGAGTCTCGTTTAGCATAGAGTGCCGATTGACTGTAGTATATCTCGATACTTTGTTTCATATAATGgcaatactattaattatgattatcaAGTTTCAGTGAAAAATTCTTAACTCTTAAAAGTCACACATGTGAGTCATTTTGACTCTATCGATTTTAACAATAGAATATCTCGAaggttataattaataaaaaaaagtatttaaaaagtttattttttaacttttgttgtACATGattactttctataaatattaaggaatatatatataaatttttgtaattttttcaagtacTTTGAGACAGCTAAAACTGCGCCAAAACCTTGTGGCCTATATGTGACCACAAACAGAGCAAAAAATGTGTGACCTACaaagattaatatacatttaatacagTTCTTCTCTGAGATAAATTTTGATGGGAGGGCGTGGATTCTGGAAGATACGTGCCAGAAATTCTCGAGCGAAAAGCTATCAATTACCGTCATATGAATTCCGGTTACCCGATGTGTCCTTATTGCCGTTTACCTCGCGGCGATGACATTCGATATAAGTATGCCAATAACTTATGCAACGTGGGATgtattgcataatttatattttgttcagCCATTATCCAAGTTTACCAAgattgtatatttgcaatatattatcataaagagaaaatgtcTAACAATCTAATAAGACATTTTCATCTCAAATGATACATCTAACGGATTCTGTAAAATctcatagaaatttaaattataatgtcgttataattaaatggCACATACCGAAGGAGATTCAAAGCTGCctttaaatagtaaattacgcgttatttatatttcacgtataaaactttccatatataattttacttttttatatatttatggaaCAGATTATAATATCTTCCCAGGTCCGCGACATTTCTGCGACGcgttattgcaattatttatttgccgTGATTTTATACTTTCTTTGCTGGAGATGCACTTTCTCCGTCTTCCGTGTCGTTAAATTGTAATAACCAGTTATTAGCAGAGTCACTCGTCTTACACGCATGTGTACGCGTTGCTTGGAATCTATGTTACGCTCCGAGAAATTTTCTACGATATTTCTAATCACGCTATCGTTAAGATTGCGCTTATATAATCAAGCGTGGCAACGTGCGACGGGGATAGATTAACATTcccataaaaaagaaagcgtCTGCTAATACATCATAATCGATCTGCGCCGCGCAATACAAATATCCTGAAATCACGTAACATCGATTGctaatagtataatttttttttgtcgtcaATGGAGCTTGGTGAACACGATTCGATTAATCAAAAACATTCTATTTTAACTTTGaagtaatgataaaatatcgcAGGTACGCtttctattaattcttttataatttcctCAAGCCttcattatatgaaattaaaattccacGTGATTCAAGAATGTCATTGCAACGTCTGATGATTACGGCTTCCGAGATAGTGAAAGGAAGATGGATATTAAATGCCGTTTTGTTTAACCTTTCGAAGAATgtttatgcaattaattatgcgcttattaattaatttcggaTCAATGTGtgcatgtattattataattataatacatctCTAAAGAATTTAGTTCTGTCAAAAACGTACCTCGTCATCTTCATGATATGTCGTTCGACGATCGTTGTATTCACGCGTGTGTCACGTCACTATTTCAcaaattatcttttctctcGGTTCATCTCCTGATCCTCCGTATCCCATATCAGAAAAAGTGTTGAGTCGCGTTCTGATCGTCGGTCTTATCGCCGCGAAAAGCTCAGCGAGACTGACTCGCGCTCGTCCCGGCTTCGAGGTTCTATGCTGTTACCTAACTCGGCCGAAGTGGAGACCGAATCCGCCAGTGACATGAATACAATTTGTCCCCCCGAAGTGACTAATACCGGGTGTAATTCGTGTGTCCGGGGAAAAACCGTCTTAGCGCGcacgtatttcttttttatttaccctatatatttttcacgcgCCTAATATCAGAATCAGATGCCAATTACGTGCGTCTATCAATCGGACATACCCGGATCCTCTCTCTTGGTAAATCTCCATCCAATATTTCATCATGAAAATTTCCCGCGTGAATTGGAAGCTTTacgaaag belongs to Anoplolepis gracilipes chromosome 4, ASM4749672v1, whole genome shotgun sequence and includes:
- the LOC140664899 gene encoding centrosomal protein of 135 kDa; this translates as MNGKAEYNVATRYRTVRKHLDNLGYKQALSLDALPLIETLLADLVQTTDSLKHFKAIAQENIEVQSQLQLKVDPYKCDNARLVQECNQLHSDLIEAKEAHQKQIKDLKKQIHKLECECNDLQLASSRNIYKIRELETESAAKSKKILELQGKCLKPTIINVGFSAKKRPCFPLRRPVLEAEPMPRAKSSTSLPKLSSVEPKIIDIINTADHKMNCLNQEVTKLQGELLLQTDTIETLEKQIATKEKEIIRLRKMLEGGRSYAAVCKDCTCKKMEKKIGATHDTQISELRILQHAKLELEQQLKESLNKQHDAMSQAMKLAKRNEELEKELRDIDHVALSVEADCNSAVKENNRRVCRLQEKLEDVMTQLHVLERELTVERREVQELRADLESCKLEKRNIQRTLESTLDEKKQMSDRINQLAIIEKSLKDEMERLTKENEYQRQALKNHKNESVDHQAIIKNGEIIKDTDTLDMQRLIDETDLKIMSLQQSIQRLEAERDHYKKEYINCRDERRRASDKDNADLWTRICELKRELSDMEQALSKAQREKEEFYYQKEDLEARLKTYKDSQRQTYVPCRCKPVRACTCKPDSPISIENITATKTMLERLERERDTARADVERLIDERDALRERLKMMSEAHTCEQLRLKESLVEAETRLKHIEKERQDLLVTQGTKRVTINGLEDQLDDVQEELRRTKQELMAQRTQYFQLRTLQDQTDQALGDVQGQLSQTESELNKAMDRNKSMEQQQAQLNDEIKELKQEINNLRANMTLLDQEKDRLLMALDEKTEKIAALERELGHKDQETEGIQQQIRDLQHKNEICIDQSAERERQLRSLQLEMETVQRQLKTASMDRENAIQENRKLQDDLASMTCEVQNLQRELETSHAECYDLKRQLQTYVSEVRRAEELLNRKENERTEMLNHFRSLSLEATVLENSNHSLESEAAEAKGALQTVRHQIADLERQLTDRDCLIKGYETQISNLTQSVASMETQLRQQIEQRHQAETDLLAVRDLCVKLDQQKDTLVEQLDDKNTIKEHYEAQVSRLKAEQSIMQEQMTRDHVTMERLETLLDQARQESINAQATNQELQNEISRLKQKVSELQSKLSSESAELRQYQNQAAEYSKQISELRRQVTNERFDRARKEEQNRRSLNSSPDSFNVDLNVVI
- the LOC140664903 gene encoding uncharacterized protein isoform X1 → MHARTHVRTAHALTFRGSLVLNVASLDKNALHVATREITRKRVKNESAMRILLGCIFYLLSVVNARTAIMPPPWADPSSNPCAAQPRGWQLLYWPADGKCYKIFQIGAPCPETMELGPAADSGGTIAECRCPPGTAQSPRDALCHPIFTRASCSEGQFFAPVPELPSKLGSKRRWGVCRDPEPCDERDEIYWPRDGKCYPRLSRGPCPRGELLVIGENGLATCSCSTTGELGRYHWLGNGGGCYEHYTKGPCSESGELFLPGGTCGCHSQLPHYHEPSGMCYQLGGVGPCSQGHHFVVTMDARSSMQEDIVRAKCVCKSGHVLYENGQCYRLHTRGPCESGYMLINSSTCVLVPCKRGRLYFSQEKTCYKIGTRGPCPNGQIVLYDYNVRPSLDGIGYNGVCGCTSVMRDAGKCVGVDSNDCENTPGMVMINKTCYKLYTQGPCTAGEWLVAQRIPRNARLWQEGKLRPKARCECRPGYKRLIENSYEALEELENNSLISLNGCQPPTVRLAKFLNNNVKSM
- the LOC140664903 gene encoding uncharacterized protein isoform X2: MKMTSAMRILLGCIFYLLSVVNARTAIMPPPWADPSSNPCAAQPRGWQLLYWPADGKCYKIFQIGAPCPETMELGPAADSGGTIAECRCPPGTAQSPRDALCHPIFTRASCSEGQFFAPVPELPSKLGSKRRWGVCRDPEPCDERDEIYWPRDGKCYPRLSRGPCPRGELLVIGENGLATCSCSTTGELGRYHWLGNGGGCYEHYTKGPCSESGELFLPGGTCGCHSQLPHYHEPSGMCYQLGGVGPCSQGHHFVVTMDARSSMQEDIVRAKCVCKSGHVLYENGQCYRLHTRGPCESGYMLINSSTCVLVPCKRGRLYFSQEKTCYKIGTRGPCPNGQIVLYDYNVRPSLDGIGYNGVCGCTSVMRDAGKCVGVDSNDCENTPGMVMINKTCYKLYTQGPCTAGEWLVAQRIPRNARLWQEGKLRPKARCECRPGYKRLIENSYEALEELENNSLISLNGCQPPTVRLAKFLNNNVKSM